A single genomic interval of Armatimonadota bacterium harbors:
- the rho gene encoding transcription termination factor Rho, which translates to MELAELEAKDITELLSVAKELNIEDVEDLTKQDLVFQIMERETEKSGLILGSGSLEILSDGWGFLRQHGFDPTSNDIYVSQSQIKRFGLRTGDFVKGQVRPPKDNEKYHGLLRVLAVNGLNPEDAKRRKDFDQLTAIYPDERLQLETGTNDLAARIIDLISPLGKGQRGLIVAPPKAGKTTILKTIANSITTNNPECDLIVLLIDERPEEVTDIRRAVKGHVVASTFDQQPENHMRVADMVLEQAKRLVESKKDVVVLLDSLTRLARASNLTVNPSGRTLQGGLDPAAIYRPKRFFGAARNIEEGGSLTIIATALVETGSRMDDIIFEEFKGTGNLELVLDRTLQERRIFPAIDVKRSGTRHEELLFPDEELKQVWALHRVLAALGTIEATELLLDRIRNTKNNREFLQIINKTVKNVDM; encoded by the coding sequence ATGGAACTCGCTGAACTCGAAGCAAAAGACATCACTGAGTTGTTGTCCGTAGCGAAAGAACTGAACATCGAGGACGTGGAGGACCTGACGAAACAGGATCTTGTGTTCCAGATCATGGAACGCGAGACCGAAAAGAGCGGCCTCATCCTGGGGTCCGGCTCACTTGAGATTCTCTCGGACGGCTGGGGTTTCCTCCGTCAACACGGATTTGACCCCACCAGCAATGACATCTACGTCTCCCAATCGCAGATCAAGCGATTCGGGCTGCGTACCGGTGATTTCGTTAAGGGGCAGGTACGTCCTCCGAAGGACAATGAGAAGTACCATGGCCTGCTGAGGGTATTGGCTGTAAATGGCCTGAACCCTGAGGACGCAAAGCGCCGGAAGGACTTCGACCAGCTCACCGCCATCTACCCCGATGAGCGCCTGCAGTTGGAAACAGGCACAAACGACCTGGCGGCCCGGATCATCGACCTCATTTCGCCGCTCGGCAAAGGGCAGCGCGGCTTGATTGTCGCTCCGCCCAAAGCCGGCAAGACGACGATTCTCAAAACGATCGCCAACAGCATCACGACGAACAACCCCGAATGCGACCTCATCGTCCTGTTAATCGATGAGCGCCCCGAGGAAGTCACCGACATCCGTCGCGCAGTGAAGGGACACGTCGTCGCGTCGACGTTCGATCAGCAACCCGAGAATCACATGCGCGTGGCCGACATGGTGCTGGAACAGGCGAAGCGCCTGGTGGAGAGCAAGAAGGACGTTGTTGTGCTGCTCGACAGCCTGACGCGTCTCGCCCGCGCGAGCAACCTGACGGTGAACCCGTCCGGACGGACGCTGCAGGGCGGCCTCGACCCGGCGGCCATCTACCGCCCGAAGCGGTTCTTTGGGGCGGCGCGAAACATCGAAGAGGGCGGAAGCCTCACGATCATCGCCACCGCGCTTGTCGAAACCGGCTCGCGCATGGACGATATCATCTTCGAGGAGTTCAAGGGAACCGGCAACCTGGAACTGGTTCTGGACAGAACCCTGCAGGAGCGCCGCATTTTCCCGGCCATCGACGTCAAACGTTCCGGAACACGTCACGAGGAACTGCTCTTCCCGGACGAGGAACTCAAGCAGGTGTGGGCTCTGCACCGCGTGTTGGCGGCCCTTGGAACGATCGAAGCGACCGAGTTGCTGCTCGATCGCATCCGCAATACCAAGAACAATCGCGAATTCCTGCAGATCATCAACAAAACCGTAAAAAACGTTGACATGTAG
- the hpt gene encoding hypoxanthine phosphoribosyltransferase: MSLIQRTEEDDLAYVMFSAEQVRARVEELAAQISSDYAGREFTMLGVLRGAFIFIGDIMRAVSIPCSVDFMAFESYGASTKTSGIVRLTKDLEESVTGRHLLVVEDIIDSGRTLNYMLQLMEARKPASLNICTLLEKPSRREVEIAVKYCGFSVPDEFVVGYGLDYDQRYRGLPCIGVLKPEIYGGT; this comes from the coding sequence ATGTCATTGATCCAGAGAACCGAAGAAGACGACCTGGCCTACGTGATGTTTTCCGCCGAGCAGGTCAGGGCGCGGGTCGAGGAACTGGCGGCACAGATATCGTCGGATTACGCCGGGCGCGAATTCACGATGCTGGGTGTCCTGCGGGGCGCGTTCATTTTCATCGGGGATATCATGCGTGCGGTGAGCATACCGTGCTCCGTGGATTTTATGGCATTCGAGTCCTATGGGGCCTCCACCAAGACGTCCGGGATCGTACGATTGACCAAGGACCTCGAGGAAAGCGTCACAGGCAGGCACCTGCTGGTCGTTGAAGATATCATCGACAGCGGCAGGACACTCAATTACATGCTTCAACTGATGGAAGCCCGGAAACCGGCATCCCTCAACATCTGCACCCTTCTAGAAAAACCGAGCCGGCGCGAAGTGGAAATCGCCGTGAAGTACTGTGGGTTTTCGGTCCCGGACGAATTCGTTGTGGGCTACGGTCTTGATTACGATCAACGATACCGCGGCCTGCCCTGCATCGGCGTGTTGAAACCGGAGATATATGGCGGCACGTAG
- the guaA gene encoding glutamine-hydrolyzing GMP synthase, translated as MDTVLVLDFGAQYGHLIARRIREARVFCEVIAHDTPAEEIRARHPKALVLTGGPSSVYEPGAPHCDPAVFELGIPVLGICYGMQLMAFELGGQVTPSERKEFGRTELHVIADDPLFAGLDRNLVGWMSHGDHVTGAPEGFEITASTATTPIAAMMDPVRRLHGVQFHPEVVHTPWGQDVLVNFLLNVAGCDGNWTMDSFVDSALRDIREKVGDSRVVCGLSGGVDSSVVAALVHRAVGEQLTCIFVDHGLMRKGEGDRVSEMFSEHLHGRLVYVNARERFFRRLAGVEDPERKRLIIGEEFIRVFEEEALKLGQIDFLAQGTVYPDVIESGLGKSAMIKSHHNVGGLPERMHFKLLEPLRYLFKDEVRGVGEELGLHSDLVWRHPFPGPGLAVRIIGEVTKDRVEILQDADAIVTDEIRKAGLYRELWQVFAVLLPIRSVGVMGDARTYDYPIAVRAVTSDDAMTANWARLPYDVLERISSRIINEVRGVNRVVYDVTSKPPATIEWE; from the coding sequence ATGGATACCGTCCTCGTACTAGATTTTGGCGCTCAATACGGCCACCTGATTGCCAGACGCATCCGTGAAGCACGCGTCTTCTGCGAGGTGATCGCACACGATACACCCGCGGAGGAAATTCGCGCCCGTCACCCGAAAGCGCTGGTTCTCACAGGTGGCCCCTCGAGCGTCTATGAACCCGGCGCCCCGCACTGCGATCCGGCTGTATTTGAACTTGGTATACCCGTGCTGGGTATTTGCTACGGAATGCAGCTGATGGCGTTCGAGCTCGGGGGGCAGGTGACGCCGTCGGAGCGCAAGGAGTTTGGCCGCACCGAACTGCACGTGATCGCGGACGATCCGCTGTTTGCCGGCCTCGACCGCAACCTTGTGGGCTGGATGAGCCACGGTGACCACGTGACCGGCGCGCCGGAAGGGTTCGAGATCACCGCCTCTACCGCTACAACCCCGATAGCCGCGATGATGGACCCCGTGCGCCGCCTGCACGGTGTTCAGTTCCATCCGGAAGTCGTTCACACGCCGTGGGGACAGGACGTTCTCGTCAATTTCCTCCTGAACGTGGCAGGGTGCGACGGCAACTGGACCATGGATTCGTTCGTGGACTCGGCGCTTCGCGACATCCGGGAGAAGGTGGGCGATTCCCGGGTGGTCTGCGGCCTGAGCGGCGGGGTGGATTCATCCGTGGTCGCGGCCCTCGTTCACCGCGCTGTCGGAGAGCAGCTGACCTGCATATTCGTGGACCATGGGCTGATGCGCAAGGGAGAGGGTGACAGAGTCTCCGAGATGTTCAGCGAGCATCTGCACGGACGCCTGGTGTACGTGAACGCGCGGGAGCGGTTCTTTCGCCGATTGGCCGGCGTTGAGGATCCGGAGCGTAAACGGCTGATCATCGGCGAAGAGTTCATCCGCGTTTTCGAGGAAGAGGCGCTCAAACTTGGGCAGATTGATTTCCTGGCGCAGGGGACTGTCTATCCGGACGTCATCGAAAGCGGCCTCGGCAAGTCCGCGATGATCAAGAGCCACCACAACGTTGGCGGCCTGCCGGAGCGGATGCATTTCAAACTGCTTGAGCCGCTCCGTTACCTCTTCAAGGACGAGGTGCGCGGCGTTGGCGAGGAGCTTGGCCTCCACTCCGACCTGGTTTGGCGGCACCCGTTCCCGGGGCCGGGACTGGCCGTCCGCATCATCGGCGAAGTGACCAAGGACAGGGTTGAGATACTTCAGGACGCGGACGCGATCGTCACGGATGAGATCCGGAAGGCGGGGCTGTACAGGGAACTGTGGCAGGTTTTCGCGGTTTTGCTGCCGATCCGCAGCGTGGGGGTGATGGGTGACGCCCGGACCTATGACTACCCGATCGCGGTGCGCGCGGTTACGAGTGACGATGCGATGACCGCAAACTGGGCGCGTCTTCCGTACGATGTGCTCGAACGTATCAGCAGCCGCATCATCAACGAGGTGCGCGGCGTCAACCGTGTGGTGTATGACGTCACCAGCAAACCGCCGGCCACCATCGAGTGGGAGTAG
- a CDS encoding response regulator, protein MAKILAVDDERHIARLVQVNLERQGHQVTVAYDGEEALEKVALERPDLIVCDVMMPRKDGFQVLNELKANPETASIPVIMLTAKAQDADVFRGWSSGVDCYLTKPFQPTELINFVQRVLDSQSGTDDFGGGTTVYKI, encoded by the coding sequence ATGGCGAAAATACTCGCGGTGGATGACGAGCGGCACATTGCCCGCCTGGTGCAAGTCAACCTGGAACGCCAGGGCCATCAGGTGACGGTTGCTTACGATGGTGAGGAGGCGCTGGAGAAAGTTGCGCTGGAGCGCCCCGATCTCATCGTCTGTGACGTAATGATGCCGCGCAAGGACGGCTTTCAGGTCCTGAACGAGCTGAAGGCGAACCCGGAAACCGCCAGTATACCTGTGATCATGCTCACCGCCAAAGCGCAGGACGCGGACGTATTCAGGGGATGGTCATCCGGCGTAGACTGCTACCTGACCAAGCCGTTCCAGCCCACTGAACTCATCAACTTCGTTCAGCGAGTTCTGGATTCCCAGAGCGGCACGGATGATTTCGGCGGCGGGACGACGGTTTACAAGATCTAG
- a CDS encoding alpha amylase family protein, protein MRDTPTAVNGMRWVLAAILASNLSAARCPAAQLPTPKPAIVQAIVRAAGLEARVMWMDGTANLDNLDTQAKVAAVMEHCRKANINTVVVDVKPLVGEVLYPSKVAPRLVTYRGRQYDARYDLLATALEEGHKRGLKVYAGINVFSEGNKIVGRGPAYTKPQWQAMCYVADRSILTPDGAYPVTATDDVPGTDGMAVYTPASGTSRRVKPGETYAVVSNGVVEAVMSADAVDEQSVPIPEDGFLLVALGSAADWMADRLRPGVTVSWDESDRLAPIEKAPGERVSVFVNPINPEARAYELSVMKEIATNYAVDGIVFDRMRYSSLSTDFSAVSREEFEKWAGVRIQNWPGDIYGFTTDPSQEAARGPYYRRWLEWRARNMKAFAKEATTAVRTARPDAKCAVYVGSWYPVYYGVGVNWASDEYDAAYDWMTDKYYETGFAPLMDWLCTGTYYPEAYRATAAKNGRDPDATVEAAAGVSTTVVNDAAFVYASISVSDFVGRPAPLMQAIQAGLQESQGVMLFDLVYVLQNNLWGVLEQAFPRPAIAPHDVGELLNRIKDVRAVLPPAPAKPAAVGSQNWKLVVQE, encoded by the coding sequence ATGCGTGACACACCGACAGCCGTGAATGGGATGCGATGGGTTCTCGCGGCGATCCTCGCCTCGAATTTGTCCGCAGCGCGATGTCCGGCGGCCCAATTGCCCACGCCAAAGCCGGCGATCGTTCAGGCGATCGTGCGCGCCGCCGGTCTCGAGGCGAGGGTCATGTGGATGGACGGTACCGCGAACCTCGACAATCTCGATACGCAGGCGAAAGTCGCCGCGGTGATGGAGCACTGCCGAAAGGCGAACATCAACACCGTTGTGGTAGACGTGAAGCCTCTGGTGGGTGAAGTGCTTTACCCCAGCAAGGTGGCACCGCGCCTGGTCACGTATCGGGGCAGGCAATACGACGCGCGATACGATCTGCTGGCGACGGCCCTGGAAGAAGGCCATAAACGCGGCCTGAAGGTGTACGCAGGGATAAACGTGTTCAGCGAGGGCAACAAGATCGTCGGACGCGGGCCGGCTTATACAAAGCCGCAATGGCAGGCGATGTGTTACGTTGCCGACCGCAGCATCCTCACCCCGGATGGCGCGTATCCGGTTACAGCGACGGACGATGTTCCGGGCACGGACGGCATGGCGGTGTATACACCGGCGTCCGGGACCTCGCGCCGCGTGAAACCGGGCGAAACCTATGCGGTTGTGTCGAACGGAGTTGTTGAGGCGGTCATGTCGGCCGACGCGGTGGATGAACAGTCCGTTCCGATCCCGGAGGACGGATTCCTGCTCGTCGCGCTGGGCTCCGCCGCCGACTGGATGGCGGACCGCCTGCGCCCCGGCGTTACCGTTTCATGGGACGAATCCGATCGGCTGGCGCCGATCGAGAAGGCGCCCGGCGAGCGGGTATCGGTCTTCGTCAATCCCATTAACCCCGAGGCGAGGGCGTACGAGCTCTCCGTGATGAAGGAGATCGCGACCAACTACGCGGTGGATGGCATCGTATTCGACCGGATGCGGTACTCCAGCCTGTCGACGGATTTCTCCGCTGTCTCCCGGGAGGAATTCGAGAAGTGGGCGGGGGTACGGATCCAGAACTGGCCCGGCGATATCTACGGATTCACCACAGACCCCTCCCAGGAGGCCGCCCGCGGGCCGTACTATCGCCGCTGGCTGGAATGGCGCGCGCGAAATATGAAGGCCTTTGCCAAGGAAGCCACGACCGCCGTCCGAACCGCCAGGCCCGACGCAAAATGCGCTGTGTACGTCGGCTCCTGGTACCCCGTCTACTACGGGGTGGGCGTGAACTGGGCGAGCGATGAATATGACGCGGCCTACGACTGGATGACGGACAAGTATTACGAGACCGGATTTGCCCCGTTGATGGACTGGCTCTGTACCGGCACTTATTACCCAGAGGCATACCGCGCAACCGCCGCCAAGAACGGCCGCGACCCCGACGCAACGGTTGAGGCGGCGGCGGGTGTATCGACCACCGTAGTGAACGACGCGGCGTTTGTGTATGCGAGCATCAGCGTCTCCGATTTTGTGGGGCGGCCGGCGCCCCTGATGCAGGCCATCCAGGCCGGGCTACAGGAAAGCCAGGGCGTCATGCTGTTCGACCTCGTCTACGTCCTTCAGAACAATCTCTGGGGCGTCCTGGAACAGGCATTCCCGCGCCCCGCCATCGCGCCGCACGATGTTGGCGAACTGCTGAACCGGATCAAGGACGTTCGCGCCGTATTGCCGCCGGCGCCCGCCAAACCGGCCGCCGTTGGATCTCAGAACTGGAAACTGGTGGTTCAGGAGTGA
- the pyk gene encoding pyruvate kinase, which translates to MRRTKIICTIGPATRAPERLRALIDAGMNVARLNFSHGEFAEHAQTIRDIRAQAETTQGPIAILLDLPGPKIRIGEIQGGTVWLERGQEFVLTSRMVSGSADEASLPNQEVRKAVKPGDSVFLDDGSIHLKVLSTNDTDIRTRVLVGGNLSSHKGVAVPGVRLDIATITQRDLDALAFGVEHGVDWFAASFVRSAADLNTLRAHQTALGASIPIIAKIEKHEAVSDIDAIIDAADAVMVARGDLGVDVDIWRVPTIQKDIIRRCNCVGKPVITATQMLESMTYNPRPTRAEVTDVANAILDGTDCVMLSGETAIGKYPTETVAMMVEIARNVETTLDFGGILKTRMEDQAHTVTDSISAATVVVAGHLNAAAILTATSSGSTARMISRYRPKSPIIGVTTQPETYRRLALSWGVNPVLAPMADSIEGTLDASFNSARDAGLVSPGDIVVLTGGLPVGVPGNTNLIRVATVEEAGG; encoded by the coding sequence GTGAGACGCACCAAAATCATTTGCACTATCGGCCCCGCTACACGCGCTCCGGAACGCCTCCGGGCGCTTATCGACGCCGGTATGAACGTGGCCCGGCTGAATTTCTCCCACGGCGAATTCGCGGAACACGCGCAAACCATACGGGACATCCGGGCTCAGGCCGAGACGACGCAAGGCCCGATCGCCATCCTCCTGGACCTGCCCGGCCCGAAGATCCGTATCGGTGAAATCCAGGGCGGGACGGTGTGGCTGGAACGCGGCCAGGAATTCGTTCTGACCTCCCGAATGGTGTCAGGATCGGCGGACGAGGCGAGCCTCCCCAACCAGGAGGTGCGCAAAGCGGTAAAGCCCGGCGACAGCGTCTTCCTCGACGACGGCAGCATTCACCTCAAGGTATTGTCCACAAACGACACCGACATCCGGACGCGCGTTCTGGTTGGCGGCAATCTGTCTAGCCACAAGGGCGTTGCGGTTCCGGGCGTGCGGTTGGACATCGCGACGATCACCCAACGCGATCTGGATGCCCTTGCTTTCGGGGTAGAGCACGGCGTTGATTGGTTTGCCGCCTCGTTCGTGCGCTCCGCGGCGGACTTGAACACACTCAGGGCGCATCAGACTGCGCTTGGAGCGTCCATCCCCATCATCGCCAAAATCGAAAAGCACGAGGCGGTGTCGGACATTGACGCCATCATCGATGCCGCGGATGCTGTGATGGTCGCGCGGGGCGATCTGGGTGTGGATGTGGACATCTGGAGAGTCCCAACCATTCAAAAGGACATCATCCGGCGCTGCAACTGCGTCGGCAAACCGGTCATCACCGCAACGCAGATGCTGGAGTCGATGACCTACAATCCCCGGCCAACGCGCGCGGAAGTCACCGACGTTGCGAACGCCATCCTCGACGGCACCGACTGCGTCATGCTGAGCGGTGAAACCGCCATCGGAAAATACCCGACCGAAACCGTCGCGATGATGGTCGAAATCGCCCGCAACGTTGAAACCACGCTGGACTTCGGAGGAATCCTGAAGACGCGAATGGAAGACCAGGCCCATACCGTCACGGACTCCATCAGCGCCGCCACCGTCGTGGTGGCCGGGCATCTGAATGCCGCGGCCATTCTGACCGCCACCTCTTCCGGGAGCACGGCGCGCATGATCTCCAGGTACCGGCCCAAATCGCCAATAATCGGAGTGACCACGCAACCCGAAACCTATCGCCGCCTTGCCCTGAGCTGGGGCGTCAACCCCGTTCTTGCGCCGATGGCCGATTCGATCGAAGGCACACTAGACGCAAGTTTCAACAGCGCTCGGGACGCCGGACTCGTCAGCCCGGGAGACATAGTCGTCCTGACCGGTGGACTGCCCGTAGGCGTTCCCGGTAATACTAATCTCATACGAGTCGCCACGGTTGAAGAAGCGGGAGGGTAA